In one Vulgatibacter incomptus genomic region, the following are encoded:
- a CDS encoding polyprenyl synthetase family protein — MDLETYLRERKERIEATLAEHARDWEERVPEALAKAMAYSLLAGGKRLRPILCLAAFEGCEGARVAEAVALDFAVALELIHTYSLVHDDLPAMDDDDLRRGRPTCHKVFGEATAILAGDALLTEAFGILAGGDEPVRAKLVGLLARAAGAEGMVGGQQLDLDMTGRLAAAEPLPSLDEIGEIHRRKTGALLAVASEAGALAAGASDATVKALRAYGESLGLAFQIADDVLDVVGDAAAMGKSGRGDEAKGKPTYPALVGIDRARALAREARDRALSAIGELGEAAAPLRLLASYAIDRAS; from the coding sequence GTGGATCTCGAAACCTACCTCCGGGAGCGCAAGGAGCGGATCGAGGCGACCCTCGCGGAACATGCACGGGACTGGGAAGAGCGCGTCCCGGAGGCCCTCGCGAAGGCGATGGCGTACAGCCTCCTCGCCGGGGGCAAGCGCTTGCGCCCGATCCTCTGCCTCGCGGCATTCGAGGGATGCGAGGGCGCCAGGGTGGCGGAAGCGGTCGCGCTCGACTTCGCGGTGGCCCTGGAGCTCATCCACACCTACTCGCTGGTGCACGACGACCTGCCGGCGATGGACGACGACGACCTGCGCCGGGGCCGTCCGACCTGCCACAAGGTCTTCGGCGAGGCGACCGCGATCCTCGCGGGCGACGCCCTGCTGACGGAGGCCTTCGGGATCCTGGCGGGAGGCGACGAGCCCGTTCGGGCGAAGCTCGTCGGCCTCCTGGCCCGAGCGGCAGGGGCGGAAGGCATGGTGGGGGGCCAGCAGCTCGACCTCGACATGACCGGGCGCCTGGCGGCGGCGGAGCCGCTGCCGTCGCTGGACGAGATCGGGGAGATCCACCGGCGGAAGACCGGGGCGCTCCTCGCAGTGGCGTCCGAGGCGGGGGCCCTCGCCGCCGGCGCGTCGGACGCCACGGTGAAGGCGCTGCGCGCCTACGGGGAGAGCCTGGGCCTGGCCTTCCAGATCGCGGACGACGTCCTGGATGTGGTGGGCGACGCCGCGGCGATGGGCAAGTCGGGTCGAGGCGACGAGGCAAAGGGGAAGCCGACGTACCCGGCGCTGGTCGGGATTGACCGCGCACGGGCGCTGGCGCGGGAGGCGCGCGATCGAGCGCTCTCGGCGATCGGCGAGCTGGGTGAGGCCGCCGCTCCCCTGAGGCTCCTCGCGAGCTACGCCATCGACCGCGCGAGCTGA
- a CDS encoding cysteine desulfurase family protein codes for MPTELVGRAYFDWAAGAPLHPVAREAAERALALGAGNPSSVHAEGRAARRLLEEARERVARLAGCAPGDVIFTGSGSEANAAAILGARVRPGRLLLGAIEHPSLRIAAESLRAGSAEVEDLPVLPSGTIDIERARAAIAEGPVTAVAVQLANNETGAIQPIEALAAMARDVGAPLHCDAVQAAGKLDLAPWTARCASLALSAHKLGGLAGAGALVLRAGEERAALIPGHQERGRRGGTPALVAIAAFGAAADLAFRERESRASRLADRSSRLEEIVRAAGSEVRINASEVERVPGIVSATFPGVDGETLLVALDLAGIACSHGAACSTGAMDPSHVLLAMGLSADGARSTLRFSVGPDTSDDELALLRNALPAALAQASVARSR; via the coding sequence GTGCCGACTGAGCTCGTGGGGCGCGCCTACTTCGACTGGGCGGCAGGCGCCCCGCTCCACCCCGTCGCCCGCGAGGCCGCCGAGCGCGCGCTCGCCCTCGGCGCCGGGAACCCCTCCTCCGTCCACGCGGAAGGGAGAGCCGCCCGGCGCCTCCTCGAAGAGGCCCGGGAGCGCGTAGCCCGGCTCGCGGGCTGCGCCCCCGGCGACGTGATCTTTACAGGGAGTGGAAGCGAGGCGAACGCCGCCGCGATCCTGGGCGCGAGGGTTCGCCCGGGGCGACTCCTCCTCGGCGCCATCGAGCACCCGTCCCTCCGGATCGCCGCCGAGTCCCTGCGGGCCGGTAGCGCCGAGGTCGAGGACCTCCCGGTGCTGCCGTCGGGCACCATCGACATCGAGCGGGCCCGGGCCGCCATCGCCGAAGGACCCGTCACCGCCGTCGCCGTCCAGCTCGCCAACAACGAGACCGGCGCCATCCAGCCGATCGAAGCGCTCGCGGCCATGGCCCGCGACGTCGGCGCTCCCCTCCACTGCGACGCCGTCCAGGCCGCCGGCAAGCTCGACCTCGCTCCGTGGACGGCGCGATGCGCCAGCCTCGCCCTCTCCGCCCACAAGCTCGGAGGCCTCGCCGGCGCCGGCGCCCTCGTCCTTCGGGCCGGCGAGGAGCGCGCCGCCCTGATCCCCGGCCACCAGGAGCGCGGCAGGCGCGGCGGCACCCCCGCCCTCGTCGCCATCGCCGCCTTCGGCGCCGCAGCCGACCTCGCCTTCCGGGAGCGCGAGAGCCGCGCCTCCCGCCTCGCCGACCGATCCTCCCGCCTGGAAGAGATCGTCCGCGCGGCCGGATCCGAGGTGCGAATCAACGCCTCCGAAGTCGAACGCGTACCCGGGATCGTGAGCGCCACCTTCCCCGGCGTCGACGGAGAGACCCTCCTCGTCGCCCTCGACCTCGCGGGGATCGCCTGCTCCCACGGCGCCGCCTGCTCCACCGGCGCCATGGATCCCTCGCACGTCCTCCTCGCCATGGGCCTCTCGGCCGATGGCGCCCGGTCGACCCTGCGCTTCAGCGTCGGCCCGGACACGAGCGATGACGAGCTCGCCCTCCTCAGAAACGCGCTTCCCGCCGCGCTCGCCCAGGCCAGTGTCGCTCGGTCGAGGTAG